The Desulfovibrio desulfuricans DSM 642 DNA segment CTTTGCGCGCAAGGAGCACATCGACCTGGTGATTCCAGGCCCCGAGCTGCCCCTGACGCTGGGCATTGTTGACCGCATGCGCGAAGCCGGCATTCCCAGCTTCGGGCCGGATGCCTATGGCGCGCGCCTTGAGGGCAGCAAGGCCTTTGCCAAGGAAATCATGAACCGCGCCAAGGTGCCCACCGCCCATTGCGCCGTGTTCAGCGATGCGCAGGCAGCCCGCGACCATATCAACAAAGTGGGCGCTCCTCTGGTCATCAAGGCGGACGGCCTCGCTGCGGGCAAGGGCGTCATCATTGCCCAGACCGTGCAGGAAGCACTGGACGCAATTGACGAAATCATGACCGAACGCGCCTTTGGCGACGCTGGCAATCTTGTGGTGGTTGAAGAATGCCTTGTGGGCGAGGAAGCCTCCTTCCTCTGCGTATGCGATGGCACCCGCGCGGTTCCCCTGCCCTCGGCGCAGGATCACAAGCGCGTATTCGATAATGATGAAGGCCCCAATACCGGAGGCATGGGCGCATACAGCCCCGCCCCTGTGCTGCCCGACAGCATGCTTGAAGAAATGGCCGACCTCACGGTGAGGCCCATCCTGCGCGAGCTTGCCAAGGACGGACATCCCTTTGTGGGCGTGCTGTACGCGGGGCTGATGATGACCGCCGACGGCCCCAAGGTGCTGGAATACAACGTGCGCTTTGGCGACCCGGAATGTCAGCCCCTGCTCATGCGCCTTGACGGCGACCTGCCTGCCATCATGCTGGACGCCGTACGCGGCAAGCTTGACCCGGCAAGCCTCGGCCAGACCAGCCAGACCGCGCTTGGCGTTGTGATCACCGCCAAGGGGTATCCCGGCTCCTACGCCAAGGGTTTGTCCATCGAAGGTATTGAAGATGCGGACAGCGTACCCGGCGTAAAGGTTTTTCACAGCGGCACTGCGGTTAAGGATGGGTCGCTCGTTTCCAACGGCGGGCGTGTTTTGTGCGTCACCGCACTGGGCGACAGCCTGGCCGCCGCGCAAAAGGCCGCCTATGCCGGTGTGGCCAAGGTACGCATGCAGGAGGGTTTCCATCGCACAGATATTGGCGAAAAAGGCATCCGCCGCCTGGCCGGAAAATAGCAACAGTCTGATTTTGCAAGAATATTCCGGCGCGCAGCGCCGCACCACAGGAAGGTAAGACTATGCCGCAAGTAGTCATTTTGATGGGGTCAAAGTCTGACGAAGAAAAGGTCAGCCCCTGCGTAGACGTTCTGAAAAGCCTTGGCGTGAGCTGCGCTATCACCGTGAGTTCCGCGCATCGCACGCCTGAACGCACCGAAAAACTGGTGAGCCAGTACGAAGCCGAAGGCACACGCGTGTTTATTTGCGCCGCGGGCATGGCCGCCCATCTGGCTGGAGCCGTTGCCGCACGCACCACGCGCCCTGTGATCGGCATTCCTGTTTCCAGCGCCGCCCTGTGCGGCATGGACGCGCTCTTCTCCACCGTGCAGATGCCTCCCGGATTCCCGGTCGCCACCGTTGCCACCGACAAGGCCGGCGCACGCAACGCCGCATGGCTGGCCGCCCAGATTCTGGCCGTGTCCGATCCTGCGCTCAACGAACGCATTGCCGAAGCCCGCGCCAGAATGCGCGAAGAAGTGGAAAAAGCCGGGGACGAAATCAGCCGCAAATACGCCTAGCGTAGTAGGCCCTGGCAACAGGGTCAGTTCTTGCGCTGTGTTCTGTCCATTGCTTTGATTCGCAATGGAAACGCACCGTACGCACCCAAAAAACATAAATGCCCGCAAGTTAAGCTCGCGGGCATTTTTTTATTGCCAATTGTTGCTGAGGCAGCAAAATGACAGGCAGATTGATTACACGGACGCGTCTGCACCGTAGTCAAGGCCAACAGAGCACACCCTGTTGCGTCCCTCCTGCTTGGCGCGGTACAGGGCTGTATCTGCCGCCAGAATGAGGGCATCGCAGATCTGCGTACTTTCCATGCCCTGCGGAGCGCCCGGCTCAAATACTGCGGCGGCAACGCCAACGCTAATGGTCACATTCATGGCAGTGCCGTTGAACGCCACCTCTAACATGGCGGCAACCTGCCGCAGCCGCTCCGCGAGAGCCACGGCCTCGTCCTGTCCCATACCTGGCAGCAGCACAGAAAATTCCTCGCCGCCATAGCGCCCAAGCAGGGCTTTGTGA contains these protein-coding regions:
- the purD gene encoding phosphoribosylamine--glycine ligase; this translates as MRILVIGSGGREHALVWKILQSPEVSAVFVAPGNGGTSSEGAVNVPVAVDDLNGLLAFARKEHIDLVIPGPELPLTLGIVDRMREAGIPSFGPDAYGARLEGSKAFAKEIMNRAKVPTAHCAVFSDAQAARDHINKVGAPLVIKADGLAAGKGVIIAQTVQEALDAIDEIMTERAFGDAGNLVVVEECLVGEEASFLCVCDGTRAVPLPSAQDHKRVFDNDEGPNTGGMGAYSPAPVLPDSMLEEMADLTVRPILRELAKDGHPFVGVLYAGLMMTADGPKVLEYNVRFGDPECQPLLMRLDGDLPAIMLDAVRGKLDPASLGQTSQTALGVVITAKGYPGSYAKGLSIEGIEDADSVPGVKVFHSGTAVKDGSLVSNGGRVLCVTALGDSLAAAQKAAYAGVAKVRMQEGFHRTDIGEKGIRRLAGK
- the purE gene encoding 5-(carboxyamino)imidazole ribonucleotide mutase — its product is MPQVVILMGSKSDEEKVSPCVDVLKSLGVSCAITVSSAHRTPERTEKLVSQYEAEGTRVFICAAGMAAHLAGAVAARTTRPVIGIPVSSAALCGMDALFSTVQMPPGFPVATVATDKAGARNAAWLAAQILAVSDPALNERIAEARARMREEVEKAGDEISRKYA